DNA from Methylobacterium currus:
CCTCGGTCCGGGTCATGAAGAACGAGCGGTCGGTCTGCGTCTCCACCGCGCCGTCGAGGGGGGCGGTGAAGCTCGGCCAGCCGGTGCCGGACTCGAACTTGGTGGCGGAATCGAACAGTGGCTGGCCGCAGCCGGCGCAGGTGAAGGTGCCGGCGCGTTTCTCCTGGTTGAGCGGGCTGGTGCCCGGGCGCTCGGTGCCGTGCTCGCGCAGCACGCGGTATGCTTGAGGCGTCAGGATCCGGCGCCACTCCGCATCCGTGCGGGTCTCGGCGGTGCCGGTGTCGTTCGCGGCCATCGGGGCCTCTCCTCGTGG
Protein-coding regions in this window:
- the msrB gene encoding peptide-methionine (R)-S-oxide reductase MsrB; the encoded protein is MAANDTGTAETRTDAEWRRILTPQAYRVLREHGTERPGTSPLNQEKRAGTFTCAGCGQPLFDSATKFESGTGWPSFTAPLDGAVETQTDRSFFMTRTEVHCARCQGHLGHVFDDGPAPTGLRYCMNGVAMGFEPEG